A stretch of DNA from Pseudomonadota bacterium:
GATCACAAAAAGTCGCGTCAGAAGCGGAATACGACGCCGCACTCACGCGCTTGAGCGCCGCCGAAGCGCGAACCAGCGCCGCCAACGCACAACTCCGTCAGGCCGAAGCTGCGCTGAAATCGGCCGAAATTCGCTTGTCCTACACCAAGATCCAAGCCGATTGGGCCGATGAAGATACTCAGCGCGTTGTGGGCCAACGGTTCGTTGATGCCGGCACCATCTTACGTCCCAGCGAACCCATCATTTCGGTGTTGTCGATCGAACCCATCGTCGCGCAAATCACCGTGGCGGAACGGGACTACACCCGCATGAGTATCGGTGAGCCCGTCACCGTCCTGACTGACGTGCACCCAGGCCAAGAGTTTCCCGGCGAAATCGTACGAATCGCTCCCCAGTTCAACGAATTCTCCCGTCAAGCTCTGGTGGAAATCGAGATAGATAACCAGAGCAAGGATCTCAAGCCCGGCATGTTCATTCGTGCGCGAGTGCTATTTGCAGAAGCAGAAAACGCCATCGTGATTCCCGCCAGCGCCATCGTGGAACGAAACGGCAAACCCGGGGCCTTCGTGGTTGAAGAGTCGGGCGACAAAACGCTCGCGCGATTCGTCCCGCTACAGCTCGGGTTAACCGAGAATGAGGGAATTCAGGTTGTCGAACCGGCTATTGAGGGTCAAGTCGTAACCTTGGGCTTGCACCTGTTGGACGACGGAACGCCGATCAAGATCTCCGAGACACGATCATTTTAACTGTTAGTACAGCGGACTTCGTCAACCTAATCTAACTCATGGACTCGCGGCACACGGATTGGCCGCCGGGGATGCAATAACTATGAATATCCCGCGTTTTACGGTTACTAGACCCGTTTTTACCAGCATGGCCATGCTGATCCTGGTGATCCTGGGCTCTTTCACTTTGCTCAGAACCAACATCGATCTGATGCCGGACTTGAGCTTGCCCACACTCACCGTCATCACGACCTATGAGAACGCCAGCCCGGAGGAGATGGAAGAACTCATCACCGAACCGCTGGAGGCTGTTTTAGCCTCCATCACGGGTGTTGAAACGTTACAGTCGACCTCACGGGAAGGACAAAGCGTCATCCGGGTCAGTTTTATTTGGGGAACCAACCTAGACGCTTCGGCCAACGATATCCGGGATGGCTTCGATCGTATTCGTGGCCTGCTGCCGGAAGACGCTGATGAGCCCATCATGCTCAAGTTCGATACCAGCAGTTTCCCGGTGATCATCCTCGGCGTCGGCAGCCAGCTCGACCCCATCACCCTGCGGCGAATGATCGACGAGCAGGTCAAGTTCCGCATCGAACGCCTAGAAGGCGTGGCGGCGCTCAACATTTGGGGCGGTCTGGAACGGGAAATTCAAGTCCATTTGTATCCGGACAAAGTCAAAGCACTGCGCCTGAGTATGGAGGAAGTTCTCCAAGGACTGCGGACCGCCAACGTCACCCTACCTGCGGGCAGCGTAGAAAAAGGCACGGCAGAAGTCCGCATCCGCGTGCCCGGTCGTTATGAATCCTTAGATCAGATCCGTAATACGGTGGTCGCAAACCGCGCGGGCGTCCCAGTCTATCTGTATCAAATCGGAGATGTCGTAGACACGCACGCCAAGATCGAGCGCAAGGCACTGATCAATGGCGACCCGGGCGTGCAAATGTTGGTTCGCAAGCAAGCGGGCTACAACACGGTAGAAGTCACCAACCGAGTGATGGCAGAGCTTGAGAAAATCAAGCGTGATTTCCCTCAACTGTCCATCGTGCCGGTGATCAACACCGGCGAGTACATCCAGCGCGCCATGGACAACATGACCATGTCCTTATATTTCGGCGCGGCGATGGCGTTCTTGGTGTTGTTGTTCTTCTTACGGAATCTTCGGGCATCCCTTTTGGTGGCCACGGCCATGCCCATTTCCGTTTTGTTCGCCTTCGTGCTGATCTACTTTTCAGGATTCACCCTGAACATGATGACCATGGGTGGTCTCGCCCTGGGCATCGGCATGATGGTCGACAACGCCATCGTGGTGCTTGAAAACATTACGAGGAAGCGGGAAGAGGAAAATTTAGATCCCATCAACGCATCCATCGACGGCGCCCAACAAGTAGCCCTGGCTATCACCGGCGGCACCCTCACCACCATGGTGGTGTTCCTGCCGCTAATCTTCGCCGAGGGTATCGCCGGCGAAATGTTCGGACAGCTGGGTTACGTGGTGAGCTTTTCCCTTTCGGCATCGCTGCTGGTCGCCCTCGCGCTGGCACCGATGTTGGCTTCCCGGCTCCTGCAACGCCAAATCAGCTTGGGAGACCGGGTCAGTGCCATTGCTGATCGCATCGGAGCCATGCTGAGCAGGATGGAAGCACGCTATAAACGCTTCCTCGAGCCGTGTTTGCGCCACCCCTGGCGGGTGGTAGGCACGGGTGTCGGCTTGGTTCTTCTCACGACCGCCATGATTCCACTGATGGGCACCGAATTCATGCCGCCTTCCGACGAAAGCGAAGTCCGCGTTGAATTCGAAATGCGTCCCGGCACACGCTTGGATGTGGTCGAAGAAAAGATGCAGCAGTTGATCACGATGATCCGAGACCGCGTACCCGAGTTGAAGCACATGGTCGTCACCATCGGCCCCACACTGATTCGGCCGGAAGCAAAAGCAACCGGGGAAATGATCATCGCGTTGGTTCCGGTGGTAACCCGGGAACGCTCCAGCGACGATGTTGCCGATCAGTTGCGTATCGAATTAGCGGATTTTCCGGGGGGCATCCTCCGCAGTCGCGCCCCGCAGGACATCATGCTGCAGATGATTGGAGGTGGTGAGCCGATTCAGCTTGAGATCCGCGGCTATGATCTCGATACGCTGCACACCATGGCCAATCAAATCGCCGAAGGCCTTAATAATGTTCCGTATATCACGGATATGCGGTTGCCTGAGCAGGAAGGCGTCCCTCAGATTCTATTTCAGGTAGATCGCCAGAAAGCGGCTGACCTGGGCCTGAGCGTGGCGCAGATTGCCCGCACCATGGAAATTGCGGTGGGCGGAAGCATCGCCAGTCGCTACACCGAGGGTGCTGAAGAAGCAAACATCGTCATCAAGCTGAAAGATGCCCAACGCATGTCGGTAGATGACATCCTCGATCTCACGCTGCTAAATCCGATGGGGCAGCAGATCATGCTTCGAAATGTTGTCAGAACGGAAGCCAATCTGGGCCCCGTCAAGATCGAACGCAAAGACCAGCAACGGACCATCACCCTGGGTGCTAACTTTACGGGCGCGGATTTAGGAACCGTGATGACGGAAGTTCGCAGAGTCGTGGCCGACGTCCCGGCACCCGTCGGCTACCAAGTTGTCTATGGCGGACAGTACCAAGAGCAAATCGAAGCGTTCAAAGACCTGATGATGGTTCTCGGTCTGGCGGTGATCCTGGTCTACATGATCATGGCGATGCTGTACGAATCGCTGAGGGATCCGTTGGTGGTGATGTTCTCGGTGCCGCTCGCCATTATCGGGGTGAACATCATCCTGTTATTGACGGATACGACCTATAACATCGTGTCAATTATCGGATGCGTCATTCTCGTCGGCGTCGTGGTGAATAACGCGATCGTGCTTGTGGACCAAACCAATTATCTGCGAAGAGACCGCGGCTTCGGTTTGGACGAGGCACTGCTGGAGGCTGGCCGAACCCGTCTACGCCCTATTCTCATGACGGCCATGACCACCATACTGGGGCTGGTGCCGCTGGCCATCGCTCAGGGCGAGGGCGCTCAGATTCAGCAGAGCATGTCACGGGCGGTGATCGGTGGGCTACTCAGTTCCACGGCGATCACCCTGGTGATCGTTCCCACGGTCTACAAGCTATTTCACCGCAAGGAAGCGTAAGCATGACCGAACAAAATCAGACTTCCGAGCGCGCTTTGTTCAGCGTCACTCCGGCGAGCCGGCTCCTTCTGTGCGCCTTGGCTCTACCCATCGCAGTAGGTTGCAAAACCGCACCGGAGTATCAGCCGCCCGAACCGCAATCGACTCCGGGTCCATCGGCTCTACAGAGAAGCGTCCAGGAACAAGCAACCGAATATACCCGCTTTTCCGGACCGCCGATTATCGAAGATAGCGGTCAAGGCGCGCTCGAAGTTTCTCGGGAACAAGCTGTGATGCTAGCTCTGAAAAACAATCGGTTGCTTGCAATCCAAACTTTGACTCCCATGTTACGGGGTGCTTTCGAGGACATCGAACGTTCGCGCTATGACGTCAATCTGTTCGCCCAAGCATCGTACGGCAAAGACAAAAGCCAGTTCTTCTTCCCGGGCGTCGGCACCATTCCGGAAGGACTCGAATTTGATCCGCGTCCGTCGTTCTTACCCCCCTTCTTATCCCCCAGCGAGCCGGTGACAATCGAAGGCGGCGCCGAGTCTCTTAAAGCCGAACGGGGCGAAGCAGAAGTCGGGCTTAGCAAGCGTTTTGTCACGGGTACCCAGGTCGACGTGTCGGTATCGAGCGAAGTACTCAAAAGCCAGAGCGATACCATCGAAGAGTTAATCCTCGAAGACCTGGATGTGGAAGCCGGCGACCAACAAAGTCGATTTCGCGTGGGATTGACACTGACCCAGGCGCTGTTGCGGGGCGGAAGTCCGACAGCCAATTTGGCACGAATTCGTCAGACCGAGGTGGAGTCGTTGGCCTCGGCTTATCAACTCCGCGGATTCACACAGTCGTTGGTGGCCCAAACCGAATCACTCTATTGGGACTACTTCCTGTTCAAACGACGCATTGAAATTCTCGAAGACTCTGTCGCCGTGTCAGAGAAGCAACTGGGCGAGTTGGAAAAACGGGTACAAGTTGGTCAAATTGCGGAAACCCAACTGCCTGCTGCCAGAGCGGAATTGGCGTTCCGCCGCCAAGCTCTGATCGAAGCCCGCAGCGGACTCGAACGACTCCGCCTGCGCTTTTTACAGATCATGAACCCGGAAAGTCTTGATGGGTGGGATCGTCGTATCGAAATTCTCGATACACCGACCCTTCCGCCCGCCATTGAGGACTCAGTCGAGGATCATATCAAACTGGGCCTTCGCCTAAGGCCCGACCTCAACGAAGCTCGGCTTCAGCTGCAAAGCGGAGAGCTTCAGGTTGTTCAGACGAAGAACGGATTGCTCCCGCTCTTGAACTTATTCATTAACCTCGGCAAAAGCGGCTACGCCGATTCGTTTTCAGACTCCGTCGACAGTTTCTCGGACGGTGACGAAAACTACTACGATATCGGCGCAGGGATTCGTCTCGACTATCCCCTGCGGAATCGACAAGCCCGAGCCATTCACACCCAGGCGGTGACCAGTCGGAACCAACGGGAATTGGCTTTGCAGAATCTCGAGCAAAGCGCGGAACTGGACGTTCGCAGCGCCTACCTGGAAGTCGAACGCGCCAGAGAACAAGTGAACGCCACCGGAATCACCCGACGATTCCAGGAAGAAGCCGTACGTGCCGAACGTGAAAATTTTCGCGTCGGCCGAACCACATCCAGCGTAGTCACCCGCGTGGAACGAGATCTGTTCTCCGCAGAAGTCGATGAAGTTCGCGCGATCGTGGATCTGCGTAAAGCCATGATCGAACTCTATCGCCAAGACGGCAGCTTATTGCAACGGCGGGGCATCACGACACCGGGAACCGACGCGTCCGCAAGTTACGGGCTTCCGGCCGGCGGATAACGGCTGGTCAATCGCGCGAACTTAGAAGCCCGTATGCCGTCAAAAATCACCTAATCACTCATCTGCAGTGTGTAAGGGATTCCGGTTTTGCCCGTAAGAATATGCTGACGAGCTAGATTAAGGCCTTTTTTTTGATTGTTTTTCAAAATGTTAAGAGCCATCAGCCAAGGAAGGCATAATATTGACAACCCCAATAACTTGATCAATCGGCATCGAATGCGAATAATGCCGCAACGCGAGCTACGTAATGTATTCACGGGCCGAGAACCACGATTAGGACATCGAAGTGTGTCCGATCATTTATTTTTGTGAGGAATTAGAGAATGCAAAGAACCGGTGATGTCATGGAAGAGCCGATTCTGAGCCGTCAATCGCTGGCGCGGGTATGGCGCGGCCGGCGACGTTACTTTGACGCAATCAAGACCGTCTACCTGATCGACCGGTCTTATCGCAAAGTCCGCAAAAGAGTTAAGCACCTACAAAGCTGGCGTGATCGCAAGCCTTACTACAAGGCCATTCACCCGGAAAACGCGGAACTGCTCTACAATCTTTGTAAGCGTAATGGCGCCACCTGGGTCAAACTCGCTCAGTTCATGAGCGCGCGTCCCGACATGCTTCCGCGGGAATATATCGCCGCGCTGAGCCGTCTTCAGAATGATGCGCATCCTGTTCCTTTTCACGATCTCACCTCCGTGATGGACGAAGAACTGGGTGCGGACTGGCGTAGCCATTTCGAGTGGGTAGAGGAAACCCCGATTGCGACGGCATCGATTGGGCAGGTGCACAAAGCCAAGCTTAAAGATGGTCGTTTGGTCGCGGTGAAAGTCCAACTGCCTAAGGTTAAACGACTGTTCTATCAAGATTTCAATCTGTTCCGAATGCTGGCGGAAGCGCTAAAGAATCGCATCCCACAGGTTGATATCAAGCAAATGGTGAACGAGCTGCTGCGGATGACCGCAGAGGAACTGGACTTCCGGATCGAAGCCGATAATCTCAAGCAGTTTGCCGCGCTTTCTCACCATCCGCGGGTCCGCATTCCGACGCTGATCGAGGATTTGTCCAAAGAGCGGGTGTTGGTCACCGAGTGGATCGACGGTTCCCGCCTGGTCGACCACCTAAATCGGAGCAACAAGGAAGAGGCGCGCGACCTGTTGTCGGTTGTCCAAGACAGCTACATGCAGCAGATCACGAAATTCGGTGTATACCAGGCCGACCCCCATCCGGGTAACTTCCTCGTTGACGCCGACAAGAACGTATTCATTCTCGACTATGGTGTGATTGGTCACCTCACGCCGAAGGAGACCATGAACTACACCCGCTTGATGCTGCACATGATGGGACAGGGCCAAGCGGACATCGGGAAGCTCATGCTGGAATGCGGGTTCGGCGGACTGGATCCCGAAACGGTCGAGGAAATGTCTCAATATTTCGTTCGTACCAAACGCGGCAAACCTGAAGCCAAGACACGTGCCGGTGAAATCATGCGCGATTTGAAGAAGAAAGGCGTTGACGAGGCTATCGGAGAATTGATGGAGGTGTTCCAAGAACATCGGATCATCGTCCCGGATTCTTTTGTCGGTATGGCCCGCGTGCTGATGACGATTGGTGGACTCATGCAGATCTACCGGGTGCCCTTCAACTGGATGCCGTCGGTATCCAAAGCATCCTGAGTGAGATCATCCGCTATCCGAAACGCCGGGCAAATGCCCGGCGTTTTTATTTTCACTACAATAACCGAATGCGTTACAGCCATTCACTGACAACTCCGGCACAGCACCTCTCTGAGCCACGAGAAAGAAAAGCGGAAGCAGATCAATGACGGAATTTACACCCTGGACCGGCTTGGCCGGCGGACTGCTGATCGGTACGAGCGCTGTCATACTTCTGGCTTTGAACGGGCGAGTCGCCGGTATCAGCGGCATTCTCGCCGGGCTGCTGCCGCCGCGGCGGGACCAGCAACGTACCTGGCGATGGATGTTTCTGGTCGGATTGATACTGGGCGCAGGCCTATATCAGCTGGTACAGGGAAATATCCCGGCGTTTAGGACCGATTTTCCTTTGAGCTATCTCATAGCCGGAGGGCTGCTGGTCGGTCTGGGTACCCGTCTGAGCGGCGGCTGCACCAGTGGACATGGCGTGTGTGGCCTGGGTCGACTCTCCGGCCGCTCGCTGGTGGCGACCCTATCATTCATGGCATCCGGCATGATCACGGTCTACTTGACCCGTCACTGGTTCGGAGCTTGAAACCATGCGGAATCTGGCCGGCCTGGTAGCGGGCATCATTTTCGGGTTCGGATTAGCAACATCGGATATGCTCAATCCGGTCAAAGTGCAAAACTTTTTGGATATCGCCGGAACGTGGGACCCAAGCCTGGCCTTCGTCATGGGGGGCGCCGTGGTGGTGACGCTGATCGGCTTTCGCATCATCCTGCGACGGCCTAAACCGAGGTACGACTCGCGGTTCTATCTACCCACCCGCCAAGACCTCTCGGTCGATTTGTTGGGTGGCTCAGCCTTATTTGGAATCGGCTGGGGATTAACCGGTTATTGTCCCGGCCCCGCCATCGCCGTGGTGTTCATCATGCCGGGAGAATCGCTCGTATTCGTGGGTTCGATGGTGCTCGGTTCTTACCTCGCCGGATTGTGGCAGCAGAAATCTCGCCAAGACGATTTCTCGACCACAGAGGTATGCGGCTAGGCTATTTTCCACCGCACACCCTTATTCGGAACATCGCTCAACGTAAACTCGCGGCGTACAGGGCGATCAGAATGATCGCCATCACTCCCAGTATTTGACTGGGCCATTTCAGCCAATGGCTGCGTCGGATCGACCAACTGCCCAGGGCATAGACCCCGGTACCCAGTATGAATACCCCGGTTGCCTGCAGGACCAAAGGCAGCTCGTCCGCCAAGCGTGGCGTGGTGCCCATGTAGTAAAGATACATCATGGCAACCACGGCCAGAACCACTGCCATGGTCGCACACAGCGCGGCCAACGCCAGATTAAAAACAAATAGATACTTACTCATTCGATAGATCAGTACGGGATCTCGGTTGAGCAACGCAGCATATAAACCCGTCCCGACGGGACAAATCCCCTAAAGGGTTACTCACTATCCCATCGCCAGTCTTTGAAACCCTGCCGCAATGCCAGTTTATTGAACTTGCCTGTCGAGGTGCGTGGAATCTCTGATTCAAACACATAGCCCTCGGGGCACATCCATTTTGGGAGCTTCGACTGCAAGAACTCAGACAATTGCTTACGGGTGAGTTCCGATTGCGCTTTTCTGACAACCACGGCCAAGGGCCTTTCGCCCCACTTGGGATGGGCTACGGCGATGACAGCCGCTTCGGCAACTTCCGGATGCCCCATGATCGCGTTCTCGAGCTCCACTGAACTGATCCACTCCCCACCCGACTTGATCAGGTCCTTTGTGCGATCCGTAATTTTGATATACCCGTCGGGATCCACCACGGCTACATCACCGGTTCGAAGCCAACCGTCCGCGGCGAACTTATCTGATGCCGCATCCTTGTCCAATCGATAGTAGGCGCCCGTAATCCAAGGCCCTCGGACTTGAATCTCACCCACCGCCTTACCATCCCAAGCTTGCGCTTGGTCCCGCTCGTCCGTGATCCTAAGATCAACAAAGGGGCATGGCAGACCCTGCATGGCTCGATAGGCATATCGTTCGTCATCCGACTGGCTGGCTTGAGC
This window harbors:
- a CDS encoding TolC family protein, with the protein product MTEQNQTSERALFSVTPASRLLLCALALPIAVGCKTAPEYQPPEPQSTPGPSALQRSVQEQATEYTRFSGPPIIEDSGQGALEVSREQAVMLALKNNRLLAIQTLTPMLRGAFEDIERSRYDVNLFAQASYGKDKSQFFFPGVGTIPEGLEFDPRPSFLPPFLSPSEPVTIEGGAESLKAERGEAEVGLSKRFVTGTQVDVSVSSEVLKSQSDTIEELILEDLDVEAGDQQSRFRVGLTLTQALLRGGSPTANLARIRQTEVESLASAYQLRGFTQSLVAQTESLYWDYFLFKRRIEILEDSVAVSEKQLGELEKRVQVGQIAETQLPAARAELAFRRQALIEARSGLERLRLRFLQIMNPESLDGWDRRIEILDTPTLPPAIEDSVEDHIKLGLRLRPDLNEARLQLQSGELQVVQTKNGLLPLLNLFINLGKSGYADSFSDSVDSFSDGDENYYDIGAGIRLDYPLRNRQARAIHTQAVTSRNQRELALQNLEQSAELDVRSAYLEVERAREQVNATGITRRFQEEAVRAERENFRVGRTTSSVVTRVERDLFSAEVDEVRAIVDLRKAMIELYRQDGSLLQRRGITTPGTDASASYGLPAGG
- a CDS encoding efflux RND transporter permease subunit, with product MNIPRFTVTRPVFTSMAMLILVILGSFTLLRTNIDLMPDLSLPTLTVITTYENASPEEMEELITEPLEAVLASITGVETLQSTSREGQSVIRVSFIWGTNLDASANDIRDGFDRIRGLLPEDADEPIMLKFDTSSFPVIILGVGSQLDPITLRRMIDEQVKFRIERLEGVAALNIWGGLEREIQVHLYPDKVKALRLSMEEVLQGLRTANVTLPAGSVEKGTAEVRIRVPGRYESLDQIRNTVVANRAGVPVYLYQIGDVVDTHAKIERKALINGDPGVQMLVRKQAGYNTVEVTNRVMAELEKIKRDFPQLSIVPVINTGEYIQRAMDNMTMSLYFGAAMAFLVLLFFLRNLRASLLVATAMPISVLFAFVLIYFSGFTLNMMTMGGLALGIGMMVDNAIVVLENITRKREEENLDPINASIDGAQQVALAITGGTLTTMVVFLPLIFAEGIAGEMFGQLGYVVSFSLSASLLVALALAPMLASRLLQRQISLGDRVSAIADRIGAMLSRMEARYKRFLEPCLRHPWRVVGTGVGLVLLTTAMIPLMGTEFMPPSDESEVRVEFEMRPGTRLDVVEEKMQQLITMIRDRVPELKHMVVTIGPTLIRPEAKATGEMIIALVPVVTRERSSDDVADQLRIELADFPGGILRSRAPQDIMLQMIGGGEPIQLEIRGYDLDTLHTMANQIAEGLNNVPYITDMRLPEQEGVPQILFQVDRQKAADLGLSVAQIARTMEIAVGGSIASRYTEGAEEANIVIKLKDAQRMSVDDILDLTLLNPMGQQIMLRNVVRTEANLGPVKIERKDQQRTITLGANFTGADLGTVMTEVRRVVADVPAPVGYQVVYGGQYQEQIEAFKDLMMVLGLAVILVYMIMAMLYESLRDPLVVMFSVPLAIIGVNIILLLTDTTYNIVSIIGCVILVGVVVNNAIVLVDQTNYLRRDRGFGLDEALLEAGRTRLRPILMTAMTTILGLVPLAIAQGEGAQIQQSMSRAVIGGLLSSTAITLVIVPTVYKLFHRKEA
- a CDS encoding DUF6691 family protein; amino-acid sequence: MRNLAGLVAGIIFGFGLATSDMLNPVKVQNFLDIAGTWDPSLAFVMGGAVVVTLIGFRIILRRPKPRYDSRFYLPTRQDLSVDLLGGSALFGIGWGLTGYCPGPAIAVVFIMPGESLVFVGSMVLGSYLAGLWQQKSRQDDFSTTEVCG
- a CDS encoding YeeE/YedE family protein — protein: MTEFTPWTGLAGGLLIGTSAVILLALNGRVAGISGILAGLLPPRRDQQRTWRWMFLVGLILGAGLYQLVQGNIPAFRTDFPLSYLIAGGLLVGLGTRLSGGCTSGHGVCGLGRLSGRSLVATLSFMASGMITVYLTRHWFGA
- a CDS encoding efflux RND transporter periplasmic adaptor subunit; this encodes MPRGLLRFVVLAAIILVAGIWIYGLVTTDEELAVPDKAIVPVETTTIANRTIREYRFFSGTLRPNAQFIVAPKMGGLLEGLVVDIGDTVEKGQMVAWLEDDEVIQEVVRVEAQLEVAKAQQAEAKASGAVARREFDRVKRLRSQKVASEAEYDAALTRLSAAEARTSAANAQLRQAEAALKSAEIRLSYTKIQADWADEDTQRVVGQRFVDAGTILRPSEPIISVLSIEPIVAQITVAERDYTRMSIGEPVTVLTDVHPGQEFPGEIVRIAPQFNEFSRQALVEIEIDNQSKDLKPGMFIRARVLFAEAENAIVIPASAIVERNGKPGAFVVEESGDKTLARFVPLQLGLTENEGIQVVEPAIEGQVVTLGLHLLDDGTPIKISETRSF
- a CDS encoding AarF/UbiB family protein; translation: MQRTGDVMEEPILSRQSLARVWRGRRRYFDAIKTVYLIDRSYRKVRKRVKHLQSWRDRKPYYKAIHPENAELLYNLCKRNGATWVKLAQFMSARPDMLPREYIAALSRLQNDAHPVPFHDLTSVMDEELGADWRSHFEWVEETPIATASIGQVHKAKLKDGRLVAVKVQLPKVKRLFYQDFNLFRMLAEALKNRIPQVDIKQMVNELLRMTAEELDFRIEADNLKQFAALSHHPRVRIPTLIEDLSKERVLVTEWIDGSRLVDHLNRSNKEEARDLLSVVQDSYMQQITKFGVYQADPHPGNFLVDADKNVFILDYGVIGHLTPKETMNYTRLMLHMMGQGQADIGKLMLECGFGGLDPETVEEMSQYFVRTKRGKPEAKTRAGEIMRDLKKKGVDEAIGELMEVFQEHRIIVPDSFVGMARVLMTIGGLMQIYRVPFNWMPSVSKAS